One genomic region from Prunus persica cultivar Lovell chromosome G3, Prunus_persica_NCBIv2, whole genome shotgun sequence encodes:
- the LOC18784199 gene encoding uncharacterized protein LOC18784199, with translation MAAKLAFSSPTTTFLASSSPSLLYPPSFTSISPKRRAHNFKIHAELGGGDGEIKKEGKKKFITREQEPEQYWQTAGEREGENPMMTPLPYIIIFGMSTPFVILAIAFANGWVKVPVR, from the exons ATGGCAGCCAAGTTGGCCTTCTCTTCTCCCACCACAACATTTCTAGCCTCCTCTAGCCCATCACTGCTATATCCTCCTTCTTTCACTTCCATTTCACCAAAGAGGAGGGCACACAATTTCAAGATTCATGCAGAATTGG GTGGTGGAGAtggagaaataaaaaaggaagggAAGAAAAAGTTTATAACTAGAGAACAAGAGCCAGAGCA GTACTGGCAAACAGCAGGCGAAAGGGAAGGGGAAAATCCCATGATGACCCCCCTTCCTTACATCATCATATTTGGCATGTCCACTCCTTTTGTAATCTTAGCCATTGCTTTTGCTAATGGTTGGGTTAAGGTGCCGGTTCGATGA
- the LOC18782941 gene encoding SNF1-related protein kinase regulatory subunit beta-2 isoform X2, translating to MGNASGRKDGEGPSEVDNFHEYDGYVEPMAHSPPHSPRAFHPSLFFTSQNPGDPLPRPPEALSQHSVYNEYVHNEKLIRAKISWNHGGRQVAITGSWDNWETSELMQSIGTDFVILKLLPSGLYQYRFIVDGCFRCAADLPWVYDNSGSAYNVLDLQECVSDLRERLAKFESPPSPPSSYDNRHLSEDDFSKPPPEVPPQLQEAFLNKPPSSNGGDQPLPKPHHSQLNHLHIQNHVGGKFFALSSTHRFRQKLVTAVLYKPLRRANH from the exons ATGGGTAATGCCAGTGGTAGAAAAGATGGAGAAGGCCCTTCTGAAGTTGACAACTTTCATGAGTATGATGGATATGTAGAACCCATGGCTCACTCTCCTCCCCATAGCCCCAGAGCTTTCCACCCATCTCTCTTCTTCACTTCACAA AATCCTGGGGACCCCTTACCAAGACCTCCTGAGGCATTATCACAACATTCAGTTTATAATGAATATGTACACAACGAGAAATTGATACGGGCAAAGATATCATGGAACCATGGTGGTAGGCAAGTTGCTATCACAGGATCATGGGACAATTGGGAGACCAG TGAACTCATGCAGAGTATTGGCACAGATTTCGTTATCTTAAAGTTGCTTCCATCAGGTCTCTACCAGTACCGCTTCATTGTTGACGGGTGTTTTAGATGTGCTGCAGACTTGCCATGGGTCTATGATAATTCAGGGAGTGCCTATAATGTTTTGGACTTGCAG GAATGTGTTTCAGATTTGCGTGAGCGTCTCGCAAAGTTCGAATCTCCTCCATCCCCACCTTCAAGCTACGATAACAGGCACTTAAGTGAAGATGATTTCAGTAAACCTCCGCCAGAAGTACCCCCACAGCTCcaagaagcatttttgaacaaGCCACCCTCCTCAAATGGTGGTGACCAGCCATTGCCAAAGCCTCATCATTCACAATTGAACCATTTGCACATCCAGAACCATGTTGGTGGCAAGTTTTTTGCACTCAGCTCTACACATAGGTTTCGTCAAAAACTTGTTACGGCGGTATTATACAAGCCATTGAGAAGAGCAAATCATTAG
- the LOC18783149 gene encoding alpha-1,6-mannosyl-glycoprotein 2-beta-N-acetylglucosaminyltransferase: MANIKKNRLKDEVAFRRFLPLVSITLLGVFLLMFLLRINSNFATPSSDDFSQVLTNRSHARHMLSLPKQTEFSLQLEKRNQMPPRNLDLYPSLDKDHITIVLYVHNRPQYLKAAVDSLSRVVGINETLLIVSHDGYFEEMNKIVEGIRFCQVKQIFAPFSPHVFPNSFPGVSPTDCKEKDDATKKQCKGTPDQYGNHRSPKIVSLKHHWWWMMNTVWDGLKETKDHSGHILFIEEDHYIYPNAYRNLQILTELKPQKCPHCYAANLAPCDVNARGEGWDSLIAERMGNVGYTFNRTVWRKIHRKTTEFCFFDDYNWDITMWATVYPSFGNPVFTLRGPRTSAVHFGKCGLHQGQGEARACIDNGMVNFQVEEIDTVANINSDWEVRVFEHQPGYKAGFKGWGGWGDKRDHQLCLTFAQMYHS, translated from the coding sequence ATGGCTAATATTAAGAAAAACCGTCTAAAAGATGAAGTGGCTTTTCGCCGTTTCTTGCCATTGGTTTCAATTACATTGTTAGGGGTTTTCCTGTTGATGTTCCTTCTGAgaattaattcaaattttgccACACCATCTTCGGATGATTTTAGTCAGGTATTGACAAATCGTTCACATGCTAGACATATGCTTAGCCTCCCCAAGCAGACTGAATTCTCACTTCAGTTGGAAAAGAGAAATCAGATGCCTCCCAGGAACTTAGATCTATATCCAAGTCTAGACAAGGATCACATAACTATTGTTCTTTATGTACACAATCGGCCCCAATATCTCAAAGCAGCTGTTGATAGTCTGTCTCGGGTTGTAGGAATTAATGAAACTTTACTAATAGTGAGCCATGACGGATACTTTGAAGAAATGAACAAGATTGTGGAAGGCATCAGATTTTGCCAGGTGAAACAGATATTTGCTCCTTTCTCGCCCCACGTCTTTCCCAATAGCTTTCCAGGTGTTTCACCAACAGACTGTAAGGAGAAGGATGATGCAACAAAGAAACAATGCAAAGGGACTCCTGATCAGTATGGAAACCACCGGTCCCCGAAGATAGTGTCATTAAAACATCATTGGTGGTGGATGATGAACACGGTGTGGGACGGATTGAAGGAGACCAAGGATCACAGTGGTCATATTCTTTTCATAGAGGAGGACCACTATATTTATCCCAATGCATATCGTAACTTACAGATACTCACTGAATTGAAGCCTCAGAAATGCCCTCATTGCTATGCTGCAAATTTAGCACCTTGTGATGTGAATGCAAGAGGAGAAGGTTGGGATAGTTTGATTGCAGAGAGAATGGGGAATGTGGGTTATACATTTAACCGGACTGTGTGGAGGAAAATCCACAGAAAGACTACagagttttgtttctttgacgATTACAATTGGGACATAACAATGTGGGCAACAGTCTATCCCTCATTTGGTAATCCTGTTTTCACGCTACGAGGTCCTCGAACAAGTGCAGTACACTTTGGAAAATGTGGTTTGCACCAGGGCCAGGGGGAGGCGAGAGCATGCATCGATAACGGTATGGTAAACTTTCAAGTGGAGGAGATAGATACGGTTGCAAACATCAACTCAGACTGGGAAGTGCGAGTCTTTGAGCATCAGCCAGGGTATAAGGCTGGGTTCAAGGGTTGGGGAGGTTGGGGGGACAAGAGAGACCACCAATTGTGCTTGACTTTTGCTCAGATGTATCATTCATAG
- the LOC18782269 gene encoding phytochrome C isoform X2, translating into MSSLSLNKTNCSRNSFTQSKHGARVVAQTPIDAKLDIDFRESERFFDYSTSIDCNVSSSTSNVPSSTVSAYLRSMQRGRLIQPFGCIIAVDEENLTVLAYSENAPEMLDLAPHAVPNIEQQEALTFGVDVRTLFRSSGAAALHKAAHFGEVNLLNPILLHCKTSGKPFYAILHRVDVGLVIDLEPVSPADVPVTAAGALKSYKLAAKAISKLQSLPSGDISLLSDIIVKEVSDLTGYDRVMVYKFHEDEHGEVVAECRRPDLEPYLGLHFPATDIPQASRFLFMKNKVRMICDCLAPPVKVIQDKKLAQPLSLCGSTLRSPHDCHAQYMENMGSVASLVMSVTINDDVDEMETDQRKGRKLWGLVVCHHTSPRFVQFPLRYACEFLIQVFGVQISKELEMAAQLREKHILRTQTVLCDMLLRDSPVGIVTQSPNVMDLVKCDGAALYYRKKLWLLGVTPTEAQIGDIAEWLLKYHGGSTGLSTDSLMEAGYPGASALGDEVCGMAAIRITSKDFLFWFRSHTAKEIKWGGAKHDPADKDDGRKMHPRSSFKAFLEVVKRRSVPWEDVEMDVIHSLQLILRGSLPDETVDNSKVLVKGPSVDDRIQRVDELRIVTNEMVRLIETAAVPILAVDASGNINGWNTKASELTELAVEKAIGMPLVDVVGDDSIEVVKDMLSSALQGVEKKNVEIKLKTFGRQENDSFVTLVVNACCSRDIKEDVVGACFVSQDLTGEKLGMDKYTRLLGDYIGIVRSPSALIPPIFMTDENFRCLEWNYAMQKVSGLRREEAVERMLVGEVFTVRNFGCRVKGHDTLTKLRILLNGVIAGQDACKLFFEFFDQQGNYVEALLSANKRIDAEGRITGVLCFLHVASPELKYAMQMQRVSEHAAADSLKKLAYIRQEIKKPLSGVMFIQNLMGSSDLSEEQKQLLKNRRLCQEQLSKIVDDTDIESIEECYMEMSSSEFNLGEAVEVVMNQVMILSQERQVEVIHDSPAEVSSMILYGDNLRLQQVLSDFLTNALLFTPASEGSSIVLRVTPKKERIGMKMHIVHLEFRIIHPAPGIPEDLIQEMFHSSHRASKEGLGLHMSQNLVKIMNGTVQYQREEDRSSFIILIEFPLVPQIGR; encoded by the exons ATGTCATCTTTGTCTTTGAACAAGACGAATTGTTCTAGAAACAGCTTTACTCAATCAAAACACGGGGCTCGTGTAGTTGCGCAGACGCCCATTGATGCAAAGCTTGACATAGACTTCCGAGAATCTGAGCGGTTTTTTGATTACTCCACTTCAATTGACTGCAATGTTTCATCTTCCACTAGCAATGTCCCCTCCAGCACTGTATCTGCTTATCTTCGAAGTATGCAGAGAGGAAGGCTTATTCAACCTTTTGGTTGCATAATTGCTGTTGATGAGGAAAACTTAACAGTTCTTGCCTACAGTGAAAATGCCCCAGAAATGTTGGACTTGGCCCCTCATGCTGTTCCAAATATAGAGCAGCAAGAAGCTTTGACTTTTGGAGTGGATGTGCGCACACTCTTTCGGTCCTCAGGTGCTGCTGCGTTGCATAAAGCTGCCCATTTTGGGGAAGTTAATCTTCTCAATCCCATATTGCTGCATTGTAAAACCTCAGGTAAGCCCTTTTACGCAATTCTGCATCGAGTTGATGTTGGCTTAGTAATTGATTTAGAACCAGTAAGTCCAGCTGATGTTCCAGTGACTGCTGCGGGGGCTTTGAAATCTTATAAGCTTGCAGCTAAAGCTATCTCAAAATTGCAATCCTTGCCAAGTGGGGATATATCTTTGTTATCCGATATTATAGTTAAGGAAGTTAGTGATTTGACGGGTTATGATCGTGTAATGGTGTATAAATTTCATGAAGATGAACATGGAGAAGTTGTCGCTGAGTGCCGTAGACCTGACCTGGAACCTTATCTGGGTTTGCATTTCCCAGCCACTGATATACCACAGGCTTCTAGATTCTTATTTATGAAGAACAAGGTTAGGATGATATGCGATTGTTTGGCCCCTCCAGTTAAAGTAATTCAGGACAAGAAATTAGCTCAGCCATTGAGTCTTTGTGGATCAACATTGAGATCTCCTCATGATTGTCACGCACAGTATATGGAAAATATGGGTTCCGTTGCATCTCTTGTGATGTCTGTGACAATCAACGATGATGTTGATGAGATGGAGACTGATCAGCGGAAGGGAAGAAAATTGTGGGGTTTAGTGGTTTGCCATCACACAAGCCCTAGATTTGTTCAATTTCCTTTAAGATATGCCTGTGAGTTCTTGATTCAAGTTTTTGGTGTACAGATCAGCAAAGAATTGGAGATGGCTGCTCAGTTGAGGGAGAAACATATATTGCGAACACAGACTGTGCTTTGTGACATGCTCCTTAGAGATTCCCCTGTAGGGATTGTTACTCAGTCGCCTAACGTAATGGATCTTGTTAAGTGTGATGGAGCTGCATTATACTACAGGAAGAAATTATGGTTGCTTGGGGTTACCCCGACAGAGGCACAAATTGGGGATATTGCCGAATGGCTTCTCAAGTACCATGGTGGGAGCACAGGCTTAAGTACTGATAGCCTTATGGAAGCTGGCTATCCAGGCGCTTCAGCTCTTGGGGATGAAGTTTGCGGAATGGCAGCCATTAGGATTACTTCAAAAGatttccttttttggtttCGGTCCCACACTGCAAAGGAAATCAAGTGGGGTGGTGCAAAACATGATCCTGCTGACAAGGATGACGGAAGAAAGATGCATCCCAGGTCATCATTCAAGGCTTTTCTGGAGGTAGTTAAGCGGCGAAGTGTACCTTGGGAAGATGTTGAAATGGATGTCATCCATTCTTTACAGCTGATACTGAGAGGATCATTGCCAGATGAGACTGTGGATAACTCCAAAGTTCTTGTAAAGGGTCCATCAGTTGATGACAGGATACAGAGAGTGGATGAACTGCGAATTGTCACAAATGAAATGGTTCGACTTATTGAGACAGCTGCAGTTCCCATTTTGGCTGTTGATGCCTCTGGTAATATAAATGGGTGGAATACAAAAGCATCCGAACTAACAGAATTGGCTGTTGAGAAAGCCATTGGTATGCCATTGGTTGATGTTGTTGGGGATGATTCAATCGAAGTGGTAAAGGACATGCTCTCATCTGCGCTACAAG gtgtagaaaagaaaaatgttgaaatcaaattgaaaacatttggTCGTCAAGAAAATGATAGTTTTGTAACCTTGGTGGTTAATGCATGTTGTAGCCGAGATATAAAGGAAGATGTAGTTGGGGCTTGCTTTGTAAGCCAAGATCTTACAGGAGAGAAGTTGGGTATGGACAAATATACCCGTTTGCTAGGTGATTATATTGGAATAGTGCGGAGCCCATCTGCACTGATCCCTCCTATATTTATGACTGATGAGAATTTTCGTTGCTTGGAATGGAATTATGCTATGCAAAAAGTTTCTGGTTTGAGAAGGGAGGAAGCAGTTGAGCGGATGCTCGTTGGGGAAGTTTTCACAGTAAGAAATTTCGGTTGTCGTGTTAAAGGTCATGACACATTAACCAAGCTTAGGATACTACTGAATGGGGTAATAGCAGGCCAGGATGCTTGTAAAttgttttttgagttttttgacCAGCAGGGTAATTATGTTGAAGCATTACTTTCTGCTAATAAGCGAATTGATGCAGAGGGACGGATAACTGGGGTGTTGTGCTTTTTACATGTGGCTAGTCCAGAACTTAAGTATGCTATGCAGATGCAGAGAGTATCAGAGCATGCTGCAGCTGATAGCCTTAAGAAACTGGCATACATTCgtcaagaaatcaaaaagCCTCTAAGTGGGGTTATGTTTATCCAGAATCTAATGGGGTCTTCTGATTTAAGCGAAGAGCAGAAGCAACTACTTAAGAATAGAAGATTGTGTCAGGAACAGTTGTCCAAAATTGTTGATGACACTGATATTGAAAGTATTGAGGAATG CTACATGGAAATGAGTTCTAGTGAATTTAATCTTGGGGAAGCTGTGGAAGTTGTCATGAATCAAGTTATGATTTTGAGTCAGGAGCGGCAAGTAGAGGTCATCCATGATTCACCAGCTGAGGTGTCATCCATGATCTTGTATGGAGACAATTTGAGGCTACAACAAGTTCTCTCAGATTTTTTGACTAATGCACTCCTTTTCACCCCTGCATCTGAAGGATCATCCATTGTGCTCAGAGTAACTCCGAAGAAGGAACGTATAGGGATGAAAATGCACATTGTTCATCTTGAGTTTCG TATCATTCATCCAGCACCGGGAATTCCAGAAGATTTAATTCAAGAGATGTTTCACAGCAGCCATCGCGCCTCAAAGGAAGGTCTCGGCCTGCATATGAGCCAAAACCTGGTGAAGATCATGAACGGAACTGTACAATACCAGAGAGAAGAAGATAGATCATCCTTTATAATACTCATTGAGTTTCCATTGGTTCCCCAGATTGGCAGATGA
- the LOC18782269 gene encoding phytochrome C isoform X1 produces MSSLSLNKTNCSRNSFTQSKHGARVVAQTPIDAKLDIDFRESERFFDYSTSIDCNVSSSTSNVPSSTVSAYLRSMQRGRLIQPFGCIIAVDEENLTVLAYSENAPEMLDLAPHAVPNIEQQEALTFGVDVRTLFRSSGAAALHKAAHFGEVNLLNPILLHCKTSGKPFYAILHRVDVGLVIDLEPVSPADVPVTAAGALKSYKLAAKAISKLQSLPSGDISLLSDIIVKEVSDLTGYDRVMVYKFHEDEHGEVVAECRRPDLEPYLGLHFPATDIPQASRFLFMKNKVRMICDCLAPPVKVIQDKKLAQPLSLCGSTLRSPHDCHAQYMENMGSVASLVMSVTINDDVDEMETDQRKGRKLWGLVVCHHTSPRFVQFPLRYACEFLIQVFGVQISKELEMAAQLREKHILRTQTVLCDMLLRDSPVGIVTQSPNVMDLVKCDGAALYYRKKLWLLGVTPTEAQIGDIAEWLLKYHGGSTGLSTDSLMEAGYPGASALGDEVCGMAAIRITSKDFLFWFRSHTAKEIKWGGAKHDPADKDDGRKMHPRSSFKAFLEVVKRRSVPWEDVEMDVIHSLQLILRGSLPDETVDNSKVLVKGPSVDDRIQRVDELRIVTNEMVRLIETAAVPILAVDASGNINGWNTKASELTELAVEKAIGMPLVDVVGDDSIEVVKDMLSSALQGDCKLAGVEKKNVEIKLKTFGRQENDSFVTLVVNACCSRDIKEDVVGACFVSQDLTGEKLGMDKYTRLLGDYIGIVRSPSALIPPIFMTDENFRCLEWNYAMQKVSGLRREEAVERMLVGEVFTVRNFGCRVKGHDTLTKLRILLNGVIAGQDACKLFFEFFDQQGNYVEALLSANKRIDAEGRITGVLCFLHVASPELKYAMQMQRVSEHAAADSLKKLAYIRQEIKKPLSGVMFIQNLMGSSDLSEEQKQLLKNRRLCQEQLSKIVDDTDIESIEECYMEMSSSEFNLGEAVEVVMNQVMILSQERQVEVIHDSPAEVSSMILYGDNLRLQQVLSDFLTNALLFTPASEGSSIVLRVTPKKERIGMKMHIVHLEFRIIHPAPGIPEDLIQEMFHSSHRASKEGLGLHMSQNLVKIMNGTVQYQREEDRSSFIILIEFPLVPQIGR; encoded by the exons ATGTCATCTTTGTCTTTGAACAAGACGAATTGTTCTAGAAACAGCTTTACTCAATCAAAACACGGGGCTCGTGTAGTTGCGCAGACGCCCATTGATGCAAAGCTTGACATAGACTTCCGAGAATCTGAGCGGTTTTTTGATTACTCCACTTCAATTGACTGCAATGTTTCATCTTCCACTAGCAATGTCCCCTCCAGCACTGTATCTGCTTATCTTCGAAGTATGCAGAGAGGAAGGCTTATTCAACCTTTTGGTTGCATAATTGCTGTTGATGAGGAAAACTTAACAGTTCTTGCCTACAGTGAAAATGCCCCAGAAATGTTGGACTTGGCCCCTCATGCTGTTCCAAATATAGAGCAGCAAGAAGCTTTGACTTTTGGAGTGGATGTGCGCACACTCTTTCGGTCCTCAGGTGCTGCTGCGTTGCATAAAGCTGCCCATTTTGGGGAAGTTAATCTTCTCAATCCCATATTGCTGCATTGTAAAACCTCAGGTAAGCCCTTTTACGCAATTCTGCATCGAGTTGATGTTGGCTTAGTAATTGATTTAGAACCAGTAAGTCCAGCTGATGTTCCAGTGACTGCTGCGGGGGCTTTGAAATCTTATAAGCTTGCAGCTAAAGCTATCTCAAAATTGCAATCCTTGCCAAGTGGGGATATATCTTTGTTATCCGATATTATAGTTAAGGAAGTTAGTGATTTGACGGGTTATGATCGTGTAATGGTGTATAAATTTCATGAAGATGAACATGGAGAAGTTGTCGCTGAGTGCCGTAGACCTGACCTGGAACCTTATCTGGGTTTGCATTTCCCAGCCACTGATATACCACAGGCTTCTAGATTCTTATTTATGAAGAACAAGGTTAGGATGATATGCGATTGTTTGGCCCCTCCAGTTAAAGTAATTCAGGACAAGAAATTAGCTCAGCCATTGAGTCTTTGTGGATCAACATTGAGATCTCCTCATGATTGTCACGCACAGTATATGGAAAATATGGGTTCCGTTGCATCTCTTGTGATGTCTGTGACAATCAACGATGATGTTGATGAGATGGAGACTGATCAGCGGAAGGGAAGAAAATTGTGGGGTTTAGTGGTTTGCCATCACACAAGCCCTAGATTTGTTCAATTTCCTTTAAGATATGCCTGTGAGTTCTTGATTCAAGTTTTTGGTGTACAGATCAGCAAAGAATTGGAGATGGCTGCTCAGTTGAGGGAGAAACATATATTGCGAACACAGACTGTGCTTTGTGACATGCTCCTTAGAGATTCCCCTGTAGGGATTGTTACTCAGTCGCCTAACGTAATGGATCTTGTTAAGTGTGATGGAGCTGCATTATACTACAGGAAGAAATTATGGTTGCTTGGGGTTACCCCGACAGAGGCACAAATTGGGGATATTGCCGAATGGCTTCTCAAGTACCATGGTGGGAGCACAGGCTTAAGTACTGATAGCCTTATGGAAGCTGGCTATCCAGGCGCTTCAGCTCTTGGGGATGAAGTTTGCGGAATGGCAGCCATTAGGATTACTTCAAAAGatttccttttttggtttCGGTCCCACACTGCAAAGGAAATCAAGTGGGGTGGTGCAAAACATGATCCTGCTGACAAGGATGACGGAAGAAAGATGCATCCCAGGTCATCATTCAAGGCTTTTCTGGAGGTAGTTAAGCGGCGAAGTGTACCTTGGGAAGATGTTGAAATGGATGTCATCCATTCTTTACAGCTGATACTGAGAGGATCATTGCCAGATGAGACTGTGGATAACTCCAAAGTTCTTGTAAAGGGTCCATCAGTTGATGACAGGATACAGAGAGTGGATGAACTGCGAATTGTCACAAATGAAATGGTTCGACTTATTGAGACAGCTGCAGTTCCCATTTTGGCTGTTGATGCCTCTGGTAATATAAATGGGTGGAATACAAAAGCATCCGAACTAACAGAATTGGCTGTTGAGAAAGCCATTGGTATGCCATTGGTTGATGTTGTTGGGGATGATTCAATCGAAGTGGTAAAGGACATGCTCTCATCTGCGCTACAAG GTGATTGTAAATTGGCAGgtgtagaaaagaaaaatgttgaaatcaaattgaaaacatttggTCGTCAAGAAAATGATAGTTTTGTAACCTTGGTGGTTAATGCATGTTGTAGCCGAGATATAAAGGAAGATGTAGTTGGGGCTTGCTTTGTAAGCCAAGATCTTACAGGAGAGAAGTTGGGTATGGACAAATATACCCGTTTGCTAGGTGATTATATTGGAATAGTGCGGAGCCCATCTGCACTGATCCCTCCTATATTTATGACTGATGAGAATTTTCGTTGCTTGGAATGGAATTATGCTATGCAAAAAGTTTCTGGTTTGAGAAGGGAGGAAGCAGTTGAGCGGATGCTCGTTGGGGAAGTTTTCACAGTAAGAAATTTCGGTTGTCGTGTTAAAGGTCATGACACATTAACCAAGCTTAGGATACTACTGAATGGGGTAATAGCAGGCCAGGATGCTTGTAAAttgttttttgagttttttgacCAGCAGGGTAATTATGTTGAAGCATTACTTTCTGCTAATAAGCGAATTGATGCAGAGGGACGGATAACTGGGGTGTTGTGCTTTTTACATGTGGCTAGTCCAGAACTTAAGTATGCTATGCAGATGCAGAGAGTATCAGAGCATGCTGCAGCTGATAGCCTTAAGAAACTGGCATACATTCgtcaagaaatcaaaaagCCTCTAAGTGGGGTTATGTTTATCCAGAATCTAATGGGGTCTTCTGATTTAAGCGAAGAGCAGAAGCAACTACTTAAGAATAGAAGATTGTGTCAGGAACAGTTGTCCAAAATTGTTGATGACACTGATATTGAAAGTATTGAGGAATG CTACATGGAAATGAGTTCTAGTGAATTTAATCTTGGGGAAGCTGTGGAAGTTGTCATGAATCAAGTTATGATTTTGAGTCAGGAGCGGCAAGTAGAGGTCATCCATGATTCACCAGCTGAGGTGTCATCCATGATCTTGTATGGAGACAATTTGAGGCTACAACAAGTTCTCTCAGATTTTTTGACTAATGCACTCCTTTTCACCCCTGCATCTGAAGGATCATCCATTGTGCTCAGAGTAACTCCGAAGAAGGAACGTATAGGGATGAAAATGCACATTGTTCATCTTGAGTTTCG TATCATTCATCCAGCACCGGGAATTCCAGAAGATTTAATTCAAGAGATGTTTCACAGCAGCCATCGCGCCTCAAAGGAAGGTCTCGGCCTGCATATGAGCCAAAACCTGGTGAAGATCATGAACGGAACTGTACAATACCAGAGAGAAGAAGATAGATCATCCTTTATAATACTCATTGAGTTTCCATTGGTTCCCCAGATTGGCAGATGA
- the LOC18781775 gene encoding uncharacterized protein LOC18781775, whose translation MKVRLQKFMELKNILEDQMATALWFFRFPPPWMAVVAPFLILMGLMGFGFFSIFLTSMVLILSTVFFTFCKQKPVLLEKLVEEKVLIRCDQSFSPCLEDASRTQHDEEETAALQKKEAQEEGMNPVHNYLGASPCSPDLISERECLDHLSTSDESEVDWSFGDNAVQSPDCSDGSISDEDSLIEIALPGGYYVGHKEQESIFNLQQKRPGLSHQSIFQQHTLLELLAEINEMNEEENLIEIDLSMGSIKCSRFEIEA comes from the exons ATGAAAGTCAG GCTTCAGAAATTCATGGAGTTGAAAAACATACTTGAGGATCAAATGGCTACTGCTTTGTGGTTCTTCAGGTTCCCACCACCATGGATGGCAGTTGTTGCTCCATTTCTTATATTGATGGGATTAATGGGCTTTGGGTTCTTCTCCATCTTCCTAACATCAATGGTATTGATTCTGTCAACTGTTTTCTTCACATTTTGTAAGCAAAAACCTGTTCTGCTTGAGAAGTTAGTTGAAGAAAAGGTTCTCATCAGGTGTGACCAATCATTCTCTCCTTGCTTGGAAGATGCATCAAGAACACAACATGATGAGGAAGAAACTGCGGCCTTACAAAAGAAGGAAGCTCAAGAAGAAGGTATGAACCCTGTTCATAATTACTTAGGAGCATCACCATGTTCACCAGATTTGATATCAGAAAGAGAATGCCTTGATCACTTGTCAACTAGTGATGAATCTGAAGTAGACTGGTCATTTGGAGACAACGCGGTTCAGAGTCCGGATTGCTCAGACGGTTCTATCTCCGATGAGGATAGCCTCATCGAAATAGCCCTGCCGGGAGGATACTATGTTGGTCATAAGGAACAAGAGTCAATCTTTAATCTGCAGCAGAAAAGGCCAGGTTTGTCACACCAGTCCATTTTCCAACAGCATACTCTATTGGAGCTCTTAGCTGAGATCAATGAGATGAATGAGGAAGAAAACTTGATCGAAATCGACTTGTCCATGGGCTCTATCAAGTGTTCAAGGTTTGAGATTGAAGCTTGA
- the LOC18782941 gene encoding SNF1-related protein kinase regulatory subunit beta-2 isoform X1 yields MVMGNASGRKDGEGPSEVDNFHEYDGYVEPMAHSPPHSPRAFHPSLFFTSQNPGDPLPRPPEALSQHSVYNEYVHNEKLIRAKISWNHGGRQVAITGSWDNWETSELMQSIGTDFVILKLLPSGLYQYRFIVDGCFRCAADLPWVYDNSGSAYNVLDLQECVSDLRERLAKFESPPSPPSSYDNRHLSEDDFSKPPPEVPPQLQEAFLNKPPSSNGGDQPLPKPHHSQLNHLHIQNHVGGKFFALSSTHRFRQKLVTAVLYKPLRRANH; encoded by the exons ATGG TAATGGGTAATGCCAGTGGTAGAAAAGATGGAGAAGGCCCTTCTGAAGTTGACAACTTTCATGAGTATGATGGATATGTAGAACCCATGGCTCACTCTCCTCCCCATAGCCCCAGAGCTTTCCACCCATCTCTCTTCTTCACTTCACAA AATCCTGGGGACCCCTTACCAAGACCTCCTGAGGCATTATCACAACATTCAGTTTATAATGAATATGTACACAACGAGAAATTGATACGGGCAAAGATATCATGGAACCATGGTGGTAGGCAAGTTGCTATCACAGGATCATGGGACAATTGGGAGACCAG TGAACTCATGCAGAGTATTGGCACAGATTTCGTTATCTTAAAGTTGCTTCCATCAGGTCTCTACCAGTACCGCTTCATTGTTGACGGGTGTTTTAGATGTGCTGCAGACTTGCCATGGGTCTATGATAATTCAGGGAGTGCCTATAATGTTTTGGACTTGCAG GAATGTGTTTCAGATTTGCGTGAGCGTCTCGCAAAGTTCGAATCTCCTCCATCCCCACCTTCAAGCTACGATAACAGGCACTTAAGTGAAGATGATTTCAGTAAACCTCCGCCAGAAGTACCCCCACAGCTCcaagaagcatttttgaacaaGCCACCCTCCTCAAATGGTGGTGACCAGCCATTGCCAAAGCCTCATCATTCACAATTGAACCATTTGCACATCCAGAACCATGTTGGTGGCAAGTTTTTTGCACTCAGCTCTACACATAGGTTTCGTCAAAAACTTGTTACGGCGGTATTATACAAGCCATTGAGAAGAGCAAATCATTAG